The sequence CTTATTCGCACTAGAGAATCTGAAGAACTTCAAGAatgattattcaaaaatgcataTGAATGCTGTAAGCCTAAAAACTATGaatatttgccaattttgtgaaattcagttttttacaCGTCTGATTTCCAACGAACATTAAATCAGCTAGCTAAACTtgcgaaaaattgtcaaactgGCGAATGCCAAAACTGTGATGGCCCTCTACCAGCTGGGTGTGAAGCACCGGAATGTTAAAAGTAAAGAGAGTAGCCCGGTGGTCGCCCCGTCTCTTCTTCACACCCTTCCATTAGCCACTTTCATCGCTAAATAGAACGCGTGCGCACGCGACGTACCCATCCAACACTCAcacaccaaaaaaatcgatgacgCAAATTACCTGCACTCTTCTAACGGCATGTCGGCTAGCCGGACGAGAGGTGGGGAGACGTAGAAGAGACGATTGCCCATGACTAATACGTACCGGGCCGTTTTCATCAATCCCAACAGCACCCACCCACCACCACAACCTGTCTGCACATTACTGCGTATTGTTTCCTGAACGTTcgtttcatttgtttttattggatttctCGTGATAGTTCTAGGTGTTTCtttataacaaaaattctaggctcataattttaaaaacaagtttccctttttttcaaaactgatcTAGCTAAACTAAACGGGAAGCTTTTTGTTCTATTTGCACAATTTCTAATATTTACTAATTTAgtcatcccaaaaaaaacagatGCTATTTGAACATGAGAACGTAACAAGCGCGTGCCAATTTCAAATAAGCACTGAACACATTCAAAATTGCACTAACCAAGTGTCAATTGCACTGACCAATTTCTAAGAAGCACTGACAAAGTTCCAAGAAGCACTGACCAATTTCGAAGAAGCACTAACCAATTTCTTAGAAGCACTGACCTTATTTAAAACTGCACTGACCAGGCTTGAAGATGCACGAAAGAACTTTTCAACTTGAGCTGACTAacttttcaaacgttttcagaaaatctaagcgactttttggcatttttcaattttcacaaactaAAATGCTTGTTCGTAAGAACAAGTCAAACAATATTAAATCTCACttgaaaagaaaagtgaaTTTGCGATAATAATTAACCTGGAAAATGGCGTTAGGTCCGGACGAAAAACGAGATGCAAGTCGTGCGCTAACAAGATTATGGTAAAACCTCAGCAGGAGAAGGGAGGCTGTTTTTATTTGCTGACCTCTCGGGATGTTAAACACAACATTTTTGTCCGGTCAAACAAAGACCCCCACCTGTATTTTCGAATCGCAAAAAGTCCTTGACTgcttttttccgttttttttgacaaaaaatagtgTCATTGAGCTGAATTTTGCCAATGAtacttttattgattttctcaaataaacaaataataattaatgaattcaaattcgaaaatttcagaatataacaaaaatcttctagttttcaagaaaaacttgTAATGTGCTTCAACTATTTTattataacttttcaaatctcTTGAAACTTTAATCTCATGCATGCGTCTGCCAAAGTAGGcgctgaataatttttcaatgcaCTGACCAATCTGGATAATGCACTGACCCAGTTGTAAAATGCACTGACCAATCTGGAAAATGCACTGGCCAAGTTGTAAAATGCACTGACAAATTATCGGCcctatatttttaaacttcaatttatcaaaacaattttctttaacaaatttttccaTAAGTTATCAGTTTTCCACTTGAAAAAGGgagagaaatgaaaataataagtttactttcttatcaatttttctttctaattcCCATTCTTATCTGTTGATTTTCACCAGTTTCCACTTCAAACCGAACttgcataacttttttttgtttaatttaatcaagcaactttctgaaattcaactgaaattttttccagagacAAACAATGGTGTGCGGAAATTCTTGCATAAAACTATTGTTCTTtgtcatcaattttttcatttgtatATTTGGAGCACTTATCTGCGGATTCTCGTTGTGGGCAAACTTGGACAAAAACTTTGGAAGCCACTTGTCGGACtttgttcggcaaattgaagGAATTGACCAGAAATTGGTTAATGAGATTGCTGAAGTAAGTTTGACCACCAAATTGTGGAATCTTTTTCAATTAGTTaggtatcaaaaaatttcaaagaaaatcctgtagtttttgagaaatttgcaGATTGGCACGAGTTTATCCTAAAATAAATCCTAAGATTTTTAAGGgggaaaaaacatcaaaattgcTTAAACAGTGTTTGCttgaacaagaaaaactttagaaatttgtCAACTTACTAATATTATAGTACCAAGCGTCTCTCTGGATTCTGGTTGCTGTTGGAGCCCTTCTCTTCCTTGTCGGATTTTTTGGATGCTGTGGAGCCGGATGTGAAAGCCCAGTACTTCTCGGACTTGTAAGTTAACTCATtcttaaatttctaaattacaTGCCCCACATTTCCAGTTCATCTTCATCATTGTCATTCTCACCGCTGTCGAGCTCGGAGCAACTGTGTTCGCAATGACTAACCGGGAAGAATTTGTGTCCTCGATTCAACAAGTCCTTAAGAAGTCCTCGGCAACTTATGAACTCCGCAAAAACATCAAGCCAATCCAAAACGTGTTCCAGTGCTGTGGAGCAACTGCTCAGACTCAGAATCGTTACATTCAAGATGGTTTATGTGGTCCTGAACCGCTCAGTGTAAGTTTGTTAagaatttctaaacttttaatcattaaaaactGAATGCCTAccaaaaaacagtaaaaaatatgataatttaTTCTACAAGTCTTCAAGCGTAATATTAGGTTAACCACTTTTATTAAACcgacataaaaaatttgaaaacttgtggcactgaccaaaaaatatttggttcTGTTCGAAATCactgttttatttaaaaaaaatttaacgaaCAGATTACCTACAATGAAACTGTTTTGTAGATAAAAgtgtttttgtttgttgaaaTAATCCTAGTAACTATCTAAATCATTCTCTAGACATGTTCGAATCACTGACCAAGTTTTCTGTTGCACTGGCCAAATTTTCTGTAGCACTGACCAAACATTTTCTTTCGCACTGACCAAACATTTTCTTTCGCACTGACCAAACATTTTCTTtcgcactgaccaaaaaaagtttccaactcCTCTTAAAAATACAACACAAGTCAAGACTaaactccaattttcaggCCCCGGTCAACTGCTTCGACCGAATCTCACATATGGTACAATCATGGGGCGAATCCATTGTGGTGGTCGCTTTCCTGCTTCTAGCAATCGAGCTGTTCGCAATCCTGTTCTCTTGCATTTTGTGCAGATCATCGCAAGAAATCCGTTACACTCCGTACTATTCGTAATTGATTCggtatgaaaattgaaacattttctcaaataacGTTGCTCCTCAATTTAGACagcttatttttatttggttctatcaaaaaaaattctcaacaaacatagttgaaaatttcttgatagCGTCTGAGAAATGAGCTTATCCTCTTAATCCATGCTCATTCCGTTCTCCTTCTCATGCTAACTCTGATTTGATCTACCTCGGGTTTTTCTGTCCtattgtctttttttcttttttttttgaaacatattcaACTAgctttgcatttatttttttaactttcccAAATACGTTATTCTCCTGAAAACAGTTTAATTGTCAACTTCATTCACTTTTGTTCTCACAATAACATATTGCAATAAGTAaattaaatcaataaatttgatgTATCAACCAAATCGTAAATGACCGTCTGGTTTCTTGTAAAGCTGCATGATATTGCTCCGGAAACCGTCTATCCAGGAGTGCTTCTGGGTGTAGCTTGGCCCAGTTGATGAAGCATCAGCGGCAACACGGAAGTTTCTGGAATatcgaaaatttagaaaaccaAACTTGGTTAGGTTGGACTTTTCGGTCGGGGACTGGGATCACATTGCTTTAAAGTGAATTTACCCCCTAAACCcggttaaaaactttttaaggCTTTTTCAGCTCTGAACGTGGCTCTGCCAATTTGATAAAAACGCCACAGTCCTAATTAACTTCAAAGTTGCTCGCCGAGCCCAGCTATTCCAGGAGTGTGATGCCTGGCTACCGAAAAAGTCGTGCCGGAGTCATGTTGGCGCACAGTGCTCAAGTTTTCTCTCATTATAAAGTGCAAATTATTCCTAAAATTTGTATGCATTTTTTGGTAAGTCTTGTCATCTTTGTCAAGTTTTAGTTGCCCAGAGCGCGTAGCTACTgcatcattcaaaaattgctgaaccctcaaaatgtcggctgcttctacttttcaactttaatGTTTAACTCTATAAAACACTCACCTGTTGACTCTAAATTCTTGCTCCTGCTTGTCAAACTCCGACTGATTCACATGTTCTCGAGAATCTAAAATCTCGATTTctcctttcaaaaaaaacttatctAACTCACGGAGCCCATTGCAAATTCCAACGACTGCTTTGTGGAGAACTACAGCGCCTGTTTCCTTGTCTCGAAATTTGAGAGatctaaactttttcttttttgcatgTGTTCTTGGGGGAAAATTCTGTCCTACCTATAATTTGGGGTACATTTCAAGTCCTGACTGCTTAGAACGTCCAGCTCCCCGTTCTCAACAACGAGGTCACAAATGCAACGGTTATATTGAGTAGGGACCACACTTTCTgtcatttttatcatttcaCACCGGGGAAcgcattctggaaaattttatatattgaaaatctcaatggttttgtatatttaattttcacaacAACGAAGTCTTGCGTGCCTGCCAAATGCCTATCGGCCTACTTGCTCTACTTGCCTGCCTTCCTACCTGCCTGATGTGAACCAACCTGCCTATCTACCTATCTACCTATCTACCTAATAGATATTTGCCTACATATTTGCTAATAAGCATTCCGTTTGCCTATCTGCCTATCTGCCTAGGTGCCTGCCTGATACGTTTTTGTGCCTCCATTTACTTATTTCTCCAACTATATGCCTTTCGTTTGCCTACCTACGTTCCTGCTGCAGACAAATCTGCCTCTCAGATTGCTGCATGGATACTTGCCAACGCGCCTACCTGATGCCTAGACGTCATCATTCTTGCAATATACCTTTTTTTGCTTGAGCCTGTTTTTGTTTGCCTACATACCTACTCATGCTTACCACCTACCTAAATACCTGCGAAAAATTAACTTACACATCTACGTCTATCGGCCCACGTATGTAACTGTCTTATATCTATTGGTTCTACGTGCCTGTTTcatatccaaaaaaatgtctgcTTTAGGCCTATTTGTATTTTAGCGTACCTGCCTAGATGTCTGCCTTAAGTGCACTCGCATtttctctttgaaattttgttatcATACTCATAAACCATTCACTGAACTAAGAAACAGGTCGTTCTGCTAAAAAACATGCTACCTACGCCTACCTAGTTACATTAGATTTTCTCATTTGAGCACACTAAAAAATAGGTAGGCAGATAGGCAGGcattaaatttcgaaaatgaataCCTGCAAGATTTTGCTCGGCAGAATAGTTAAACTGTATGAAAAGGAGCAGTAGAGTTAGCATTTTTGAGAATACTAAAAACAGCTGGTagcttctttttgtttttaaatactgGTGTCAACACTAAGAAGCACTTGAAAGCTGATCGTTTTGGAGCCTTTCGGAGGCTCCGCGCGCGAGGCGTTTCATTTTATTTCCGCCTCAAAACGCCCTCTTTGTCACAATTTTTGGTCCATTATAGCCAAAAGTAGTCATCAGATTTCTCCCGGCGTGTCGGTTtctgtttgtttttcatttttaaccaCACTTCTTCATCTCCCCcccatttcaattttgaatggaGCCGGGAGGGGAGGGGATTTTTCAGcgctgaattttattttcatccaCAAACCACACAATTTGCATTTGCGTGGGGGTCTGAAGAGAGCTAGAAGTGCCTATACAAACCGATGACGGAGgtaaaatgcaattttttttgcaaaacaaacCCTTTTGActacaaaatttaataattttctagTCTAACGGAAAGCCAACCCGGTGATAGAATTTTTTCTGGGAGAAGGTTATTACTGAGAAATCACCAAAACTGAATGGAACTGTGTTTTGTAATGCTAAAATTGACATTTAAGTATATTAATCAAGTACTAtagttttggtaaaaaattcgaaattttttcccagaattttcaaaaagtttgtttttttaggaCTAAATGTTCCTACGCTGCAATTTGCGTTGGTACTTATTAAACAgctctttttcaaattatacattttcaaataagagTAAATGAGCTCAACTACTATCAACGTAAATACTGAATTTCCAACTTTATGAAAGTTGcgtgggttttttttgaagtttcagaagctcaaaataactaaatagagaaactagaaatattcgagctgcattttttttaagcCGAAATTGTTTTCATCAATAGATTTAAGAAAGCTTTCAGCATAGATATTatgatgttttttgaaataagtttaGGTATTCgacaataaattatttaaaatttaaaaaaatccttcaGTCAGGCATTTTCTTCACAGAATCGTGGTAATTTTAATTCTAGGAAAGAAGAGTAATGAGTCACTGCGGAGTTAGAAAATGTGTACAGCATTCCTGGtgatacagtaaccctacatcAATTCTACAGttcccctacagtaccactacagttcATTGTCTTAATCCtccaccaactcccaacccagtACCGtttcaaaagctaaaaattcgaattttcccaaactacagtaaccctacagtagtCCTACAGTACTTgaacagtaccactacagtaccatGGCATTGTCCCCCACTAACGTTCAACTCAGTACCCCTTCAACTATAGAAAAGAGTTCAGAGGTCATAATTGAATTATAACCAAATCCTAGCCGGGGAGAGGCTGGAGTCGATTGCTTGTGACCACCTTTTTGGAACatcttcaaaatatatttttttagaacaaaaagttTGCCCCCACTCGatctaaaaaattggatttttataagaaaaacacaattttaaaaaagctataaagaattttcatttttgaaaacccccTGCAAGCatgttaaaaattacatttgcATATAATACTCAAACGTAGCGTTTGCATTTTTTAGTGTACACAGTATACACGTGgcgtcaggctgtctcatcacaggttgatctacaaaaaatgcgggaatatttttgcaaaaattgtgacgtcagcacacttttaaccatgcaaaatcaattgagatgtctgcgtctcaactcccgcattttttgaagatcaaaccgaaatgagatattctgactccacgtgagTATATACTTTTGTCCCAAAAGATTTTTGTTATCATTCTTACATCAAATCCCCCCTcccttaaaaaaaacaagcttTTTTGACCAGTTTCCGATGAGTAGTTCATTAAAATTCACTTTCCTGTCTCGAAACGAAGAACCAAAAACTTCCATATCCATGACGccatttgttttgaaaagctGCCGAACAATATGGTTGTTCAACTCAAAAATACCCTAAATTTTCCGCATGACTGCGCATTTCAGTCAGTCCCCTCCCTAATCTTCGGTCACTTCTCTCAAATTTGACCAATCATCTCTCTTATGACAAGCTTCATTTACAAATCTTCATATGTGAAACATAATAGGCTGAATCAGCAACATACTGAcggaaacgaaaaaaaaagtaaaaaaaaagaacatcaaaatcaaataaattagGTTTTAGAAGCGTTTTGAAACAATGACGGAATGATTTATTGTTACCCTACATGTTTTCTTAAACAATCACAGCTGCTCATCTTGCTCCATCGCACTCAGAATCATACTTTCATTCATTCTCTGGAAGGTTGCTGGCTCTGCAGTAGTTACCGTCTTACAGCCTCCACGGCTTCTGAATTCAGTGCGCATACTTTTCTTGAGCGACTCTTGCTCTCCAAATATCACGACTCGAAGGGATCTGGAATATtgcgatatttttttgaattttcagatttttctacaGTACAACCATctataattttcttcaaatttactCATTATTCCGTGAGCCTAATCtccgcaatttttgtagatcaatggtattacgggaacacaaaattgtgagaatgcgtactgcacaacatatttgacgcgcaaaatatctcgcagcgaaaactacagtaattatttaaatgGCTACTGTAGGTCGATTTAGGAGCTTGATTCtcaaattgaattaaaatcatTTGTTTATCAATATAATATATAAATTAAGGAggaaaatataacaaaaacgaaaaaaaatggaatattgaTGTCcctattcaaaaagaaaatcacttcaaaaattgagcccgtaaatcgacacaagcactacagtagtcatttaaagaattactgtagttttcgctacgagatattttgcgcgtcaaatatgttgtgcaatacgcattctcaaaattttatgttcccATAATAAAGGACCTCTTTATTATGCGTGTCAACTTAGGGCGCTTAATTGGTAGATCGCTTTTATTTTCTGGGTGTATCACGACTTTGATACAAAAGCTGTAAACCAGGCCACACACCGCAACAGTTCTTCTACCAAACTATTACAGTACCTTGGTAGTTCCTATTATATTTATATAACTCTTGAGGAAAGGTTTTCCACAGTGTAATAGCCCCACTGTGTTTAGACCACCTGCCGGCAGGGTCTTAAcacggcaattttttttcaaaaattggaaggtgagcctttaaagagtactgtagtttacaACTCATTGTTTTTATCAActaattttacgaaaaaaaaaatcatcaaattaataattgaaaatttgagaaaaccGTATgtctatgaaaaattcatgaaattttagcgataataaagtttgaaaattacagtactccttccTCAAAGGCGCACATACttttgtatttaacaaaaatgtatcGTGACGGGACCTGGTACTGGacgtttttgtgcaaaatgacaaaattgcaaaaattttccaccaaCTTTACACATAAGTGTTACCAAAATTAACTTAAAATGTTCACAAACCTCAACCCAACTCTATCGAAAAGATGCATAAATTCGATCCGGaagttatgattgaaaaatgcatAGATCAGCGGATTCAAGCACGCCGAGCACATTGCCAAGCAGTGACAGATGCTGAACGTTGTAACGGAAAAACTGTTGACCAGCTCGAATGTgttgaactgaaatttgttATGGTTTTAGTGGAACATAAAACGAAAATGCTCCTACGATATGAAAAACGTTGAGTGGCAGCCAGGCGACGGCGAATACAGCTACAACGCATACAAGAAGGAGGTGGGTGCGTCGTTGACGTTCCACGACGGAtctggaactttttttaaaataattttatttcgaagAACATCTATTTTGTACAAtaaattatgtgaaaaattttaagttgtttgatttttgaataagctCAAAATTTAGTTCTCCAGGCAAGTAATGAtccgaaagtttcaaaaataacttgaaattGGGTGATTGggttaatttcaaaatgttgtagATATCAGTTTAGTATAAGTTCAttcacatgatttttttacaaaaaattaaagttttttactaacattttttgaaaattttatgaccGCAgataaaataacaaattttgagcacatttttctCGAAGTTTCACAGTAGTAAAGGTGGAATAGCCCAAATGggtaaattgataaaaacaacTCCTATGGTgtcaaatatcatagtaaaacatttcaaaaaatgctctaaaaatttttattgggctatttattttttttgcacaaatagagattttcccaattttcaaaaaaaattacatcaaatttagaaaattgtttcaatttttaaattgtggtATTCGGCCCAGGTGGGTcagattttctcagaaaagtTCTGTTAGAAcagtgtttcaaaaatttcgaatgcCACTTAAAACGTGGAActttacatttttcgaaacaaaaacatttcaaaaatttcttaccGTCTCCTCTGACTCGTATTGGTATTTGTTGTCACATTCTGATTTCGGTTTGCAAATCTCAGCTTCATCCGATGTGCTATCCGGGAGTAGGCGAAGACTAGTGAAAACAGGGGAAATGCGTATTGGGTGATAAGAACTGCCAACGTGTAGGTGCCTTTTGATATgatcatctggaaaa comes from Caenorhabditis elegans chromosome X and encodes:
- the tsp-9 gene encoding Tetraspanin (Confirmed by transcript evidence) encodes the protein MVCGNSCIKLLFFVINFFICIFGALICGFSLWANLDKNFGSHLSDFVRQIEGIDQKLVNEIAEYQASLWILVAVGALLFLVGFFGCCGAGCESPVLLGLFIFIIVILTAVELGATVFAMTNREEFVSSIQQVLKKSSATYELRKNIKPIQNVFQCCGATAQTQNRYIQDGLCGPEPLSAPVNCFDRISHMVQSWGESIVVVAFLLLAIELFAILFSCILCRSSQEIRYTPYYS
- the nssp-74 gene encoding DUF19 domain-containing protein (Confirmed by transcript evidence) produces the protein MLTLLLLFIQFNYSAEQNLAECVPRCEMIKMTESVVPTQYNRCICDLVVENGELDVLSSQDLKCTPNYRSLKFRDKETGAVVLHKAVVGICNGLHSREHVNQSEFDKQEQEFRVNRNFRVAADASSTGPSYTQKHSWIDGFRSNIMQLYKKPDGHLRFG